A part of Aspergillus flavus chromosome 5, complete sequence genomic DNA contains:
- a CDS encoding uncharacterized protein (of unknown function-domain containing protein), whose amino-acid sequence MRRKVRRSVTHLTVFGCILFLILYLNCSPSLSPLKKNPQTYPWTRVTYQTNSEVLPPARGICPGLKESSKPALVISRVEADGDPSWLDVLDKKYHLCVYTVDAPENPKSQYLQVPLNRGHEAMTYLTFIIDNYDQIPTRGAVFAHGSRFAWHNDHQTYDNADLLAALNIPAALEPWGYHNLRCDWSLSTCPSNVPPQGGLENAFTAAFQPWSARAVSDVALPKALDALFGTGAGSQAKLGRTHTVRSQCCAQFVVARDNIRRHSREEYVALRQWLLDAGTHRNAASLDDRTSGRVLSYIWHILFINQNPVAGVSEGVDLEALNHQACPSAKDCYCRLYGRCDLDRCVSGSCFGQYRLPKNLRLPDDWADTH is encoded by the coding sequence ATGAGACGCAAAGTTCGAAGATCCGTCACCCACCTCACCGTTTTCGGCtgcatcctcttcctcatcctctacCTGAACTGCTCGCCCTCACTATCGCCGCTCAAGAAAAACCCCCAAACCTATCCATGGACTAGAGTCACCTACCAAACGAACTCGGAGGTTCTCCCACCAGCCCGTGGCATCTGCCCGGGCCTCAAAGAATCCTCAAAACCAGCCCTCGTCATATCCCGAGTCGAAGCCGATGGCGATCCCTCCTGGCTCGATGTCCTAGACAAAAAGTACCATCTCTGCGTATACACCGTCGACGCACCGGAGAACCCTAAATCCCAATACCTCCAGGTCCCGCTTAACCGCGGCCACGAAGCCATGACCTACCtcaccttcatcatcgacaattACGACCAGATCCCGACGCGCGGCGCCGTCTTCGCCCACGGCTCCCGCTTCGCCTGGCACAACGACCACCAGACATACGACAACGCCGACCTCCTCGCCGCCCTCAACATCCCCGCCGCCCTGGAACCATGGGGCTACCACAACCTCCGCTGCGACTGGAGTCTCAGCACCTGTCCCTCCAATGTCCCGCCCCAAGGCGGCCTCGAAAACGCCTTCACAGCCGCCTTCCAGCCCTGGAGCGCGCGCGCTGTATCCGACGTCGCGCTCCCCAAAGCCCTCGACGCCCTATTCGGCACTGGCGCCGGCAGCCAGGCCAAGCTGGGTCGCACGCATACCGTCCGCTCGCAATGCTGCGCGCAGTTCGTCGTCGCGAGGGATAACATCCGTCGCCATTCTAGGGAGGAGTATGTTGCACTGCGACAGTGGTTGTTGGATGCGGGGACTCATCGTAATGCGGCGTCGTTGGATGATCGTACCTCCGGTCGTGTTCTGTCTTACATCTGGCATATCCTGTTCATTAACCAGAATCCTGTGGCGGGGGTTTCGGAGGGGGTTGATCTGGAGGCGTTGAATCACCAGGCTTGTCCGTCTGCGAAGGATTGTTACTGTCGGTTGTATGGGAGGTGTGACCTTGATCGGTGTGTGTCAGGCTCTTGCTTTGGGCAGTATCGTCTGCCGAAGAATTTGAGGTTACCTGATGATTGGGCGGATACGCATTGA